The Ornithinimicrobium faecis region TTCGAGAAGTCGTCCGTGACGGATACGCTCACACCACGAACGAACGAGTGAAGGATTCCACCGGTTTCGCAGCCCCGGTGTGGAGTCCGTCGAACGAAGTAGTCGGCTGCATCAGCATCGCTGCGCTTACCTCTCGACTGACGCCGGAGCGCGAAGAGGATCTCGGTCAGCAGGTCATCCGGGCCGCCACCACACTGACCGAGCGCCTGCGTGGTCGGATCCCATGATGCCGTCTAGTTTCCCCGTAGCTCGTACCCTGCTTTACGTGCCTGGCGACCGTCCGGATCGCATCGCAAAAGCGCTCACATCCGGTGCCGATGTGGTTTCGATCGACCTAGAGGATGCCGTCGCCCCCAGCCACAAGGCGGTGGCGCGAGCGGGGCTCGCAGACGTCTTTGCGGAATGGCACGGTATTCCCGCGGTCCAGGTGCGTATCAACGGGCGAGGGTCCGATTGGCACGAGGAGGACATAGCGGCGGTCGCCGAACTGCCGCGGCTGGTCGCCGTACGTATCCCCAAGGCCACCACCGCTGACGATGTCCGGGCGATCACACAATCCCTGCCTGGGCGGGAAGTTCATGCCCTGATCGAGTCGGCTCTCGGCGCGGAGAACGCCTTCGAAATCGCCCGGTCCGGGGTCACGTCCGTCGGCCTCGGTGAAGCAGATCTGCGCTCACAACTCGGTCTGCCGGCCGGACCCGACGGTGATCCAGGCCTGGACTGGCCACGAACGCGCATAGTGTATGCGGCTGCGGCGGCAGGGCTGCCGCCGCCGCTGATGAGCGTGTACCCCCACGTGCGCGACCTCGACGGGCTCCGGGCGTCGTGCGCTGCCGGACGTCGCATCGGCTTCTTCGGACGCGCGGCCATCCACCCGGGCCAACTTGCCACGATCCAGGAGGCATTCACGCCGAGTGCTGCCGACGTCGATCGGGCACGAGAGACCCTCAAACTGCTGGCTGGTGCCGAGTCGGACAGGACGGGGACCGCGACGCTGTCTGACGGGTCGTTTCTCGATGTGGCGATGCTCCGGGCTGCCTTGCGTACCGTTGCTATCGCTGAACTTTCAGGCACCGAACGCCCTCAGGTTGTTGACTAGCCCCGGTCA contains the following coding sequences:
- a CDS encoding HpcH/HpaI aldolase/citrate lyase family protein; this translates as MPSSFPVARTLLYVPGDRPDRIAKALTSGADVVSIDLEDAVAPSHKAVARAGLADVFAEWHGIPAVQVRINGRGSDWHEEDIAAVAELPRLVAVRIPKATTADDVRAITQSLPGREVHALIESALGAENAFEIARSGVTSVGLGEADLRSQLGLPAGPDGDPGLDWPRTRIVYAAAAAGLPPPLMSVYPHVRDLDGLRASCAAGRRIGFFGRAAIHPGQLATIQEAFTPSAADVDRARETLKLLAGAESDRTGTATLSDGSFLDVAMLRAALRTVAIAELSGTERPQVVD